TGCTGCGTGGAGACATCCACCTGCAGGCCGTCCTGCAGATCGGCCGGCCGCCGACGCCCACGGAGCTCGATCTCAGGGCGCGGACGGCCGTGAAGCTCTTTCTCAACGGTGCGCGAGCAGAGCGCACGGCAAATCATGTCACAGAGTGAAGCAGGAGAATGGGCAATGACCCACCACTATACGATTTCGATTGCTGCCGCCGGTAAGGAGCATGAACCGGCACTTGTCTTTGCCGTCGAGAGCCATGACGACCTCGTCGCGACGGTAGAACGCGTGCGCAGCGCCGACATCGTTTCAGAGAAAGAGGCACCGGCCTTGGCGATCGGACTCAAGCTTTTGGGCGAAGTCATCATCCGGCATCGCGACGAGCCGATGTTCGCAGAATTGTGGAAGACCGTGCCCGGCTTAATCAAGTCTATCAAGGCGCGATAGTCGCCAGCCCCGCTAGCGAACAGATTGGGCAGCTTCTGCTATTTTGCCGAAGGCTGTCGCGCCATCACAGCACGGGAAACGTGTCGCACCGTTTTGTTTCTCGTCACTCTATGTTCCGCGACGTCGTCCGTGGAAGTTTTTACCTACCGGCTCAATCCCCTCTGCCGGCCCAACTGCCACGACACCGATCCGCCTTGCACGACGCCCATCACCTCGCGGCCGATCTGCCGGTCAATGAGCGGCCGCCACGGGACAAGGGTGAACTCGTGGCTCTTTTCGACCACGGCGAACTTGCCGCTGGATAGTTGCACGGTGCCGGTGAACTTGCCGCTGACGTCTCGCCGTCAGTGGCTGCGCGGAACGCCAGCCCCTTGCTCTCCACCATCTCCGCACCAACGCGGGCAACCTCCCGTTCGCGCAGGGTGGCGAGAAGGCTGCGCCGGTAGAATACGCGGCCGTCGCGTGCGCGGGTAGCGTCGCGCTGTTCGATGTGGTGCTCGCGGCGCTGGTCCATGGCTTCGCGCACCTCCTGACCGAAACCCGCCGACGCAAGGTCGGCGGTCTCGCCGTGGATCATCCGGCGGTCCAGCCAAGTCACGCCGTCTGCGCCGATCTGGTTTTCCAGATCGAAGGCCGACAGGACGCGAACGCTAGCCCGCCGGGTGCGGCGGGCATCATAGGCGGCGGCACGGCTCTCGAAGTCCTCGGAGATGCGCCATTGGTCGGCGTCGATCCGCTCCGCGATCCCGGCCCGGCGCAGCGCCTCCAGCCGGCGGACATGGGCATCGACATAGCCCTCGTAGTCGCCGCCCGGAACGCGGCCCTCGAACTTCGCCTGCTCCAGATGCCGGCTCGGCCGGTAAATGCCATCCTCGGCGATTGTCGCAATGGTGCGGTCGGACGGCCGGGCCGTCGCCTCGGCACGTCCGATCTCGATGACGCTGCCGATCCGGGCGTCCTCCAACTGCATGGGGTCGATATTGGCGATGTGGTGCGTGCGCCCGTCGATCCCGTCCACGACCACGGTGAGATTGTCGCCCAGCTCGTTGGCGAGATATTTGTCGAGGACGCGGCCGGTGACAGGCGTTGCGGGTGCGCCCTCATGGATGCGGAAGGTCATGGGATCGCGCTCAAGCCCATCGGCGGCGAGCGATCTTTGCATGGTGCGGATGATGTCGCCGCGCTCGCCCAGCTCGCGCAGGGTCGGTTCCAGCCGCTCGTTCAATTCCCAGACACCGGGGGCATGTTCGGTGGCGAGGCCCATCCGCCCCAGCTTGGAAAGCCGACGCAGGCGAAGCGTGCGCTCGAACTGCCGCTTCGGCTCTCCGGGTTCATGGCGCAGGTCAAGGAACCGCCCATCGGCTTCCTCGACCATCGCCCGGTCGATGCGGGTGAAACGGTCCTGATCTATCTCGGCGGTGAGCTTACGGGTTTGCTCGATCTCGCTGACATGACCGAGTTCCAGCGTCGCCAACTCGCAGGCCCGCTCGCGGATACCATGAACGATGTAATCGCCGTTGATGACCAGATCCTCCCCCAGATCGTCCTTGCCGCGGAGGATGACATGCACATGGGGATGGCCGGTATTGTAGTGATTGACCGCCACCCAATCGAGTCGGGTGCCGAGGTCGGCTTCCATCCGGCCCATGAGGTCGCGAGTATAGGTCGTGAGGTCCGACAGCTCTGCCCCGTCCTCGGGGGAGACGATGAACCGGAACTGGTGACGGTCGTCCTGGCCGCGTTCAAGGAAGGCGTCACCATCGGCTCGGTCTTCGGTGCCCGAGTAGAGCTGGCCGCGCTCGCCGTCACGCGAGGTGCCGTCGCGCTGGATATAGCGCAGATGAGATTGCGCCTTCCGGCCCTTTCCAGGGTGGAGGATGTAGCGCTGCTGCACCATGACGCGCCGCGCGCCCGGCTGGCGGTGGCTCCAGCCGCCGCCGAGATTGCGGGTGCGGACGAAGACCGCGCCGCGCCCGCGCTTCACGCCCTTGCCGCTCGACAGGACAACTTGGGAACCGGCTGGCGTTGCTGGGGTGAACGCCGCCGTTCCGAAACCGACGCGGGGTGAGGTGCGGCGCTGCTGCCGGGCGAGTTTCTTCGCCTGCGTCAGAAAGCTCTTGGCCTTGCCCGCGCGTGGCGCATCGGAGCGGATACGGCCGGGCCTTGGCCGGAAGCGGTTTTCGTCATCGGCGCTCATGGATGCGCCTCCGGCCGAAATCGCGGAAAATCGGGCAATCGGCGGCCATAGTGCCGAACGAAACCCCGCAAAGCCAAGACGTTACACGAAGTCGCGGCACTCCGCCGCCCGAAACCTTGGTGCCGGAAACGGTCGCCTAACCAGTGTGCAGACAACAACAATTTCCAAAACTGGCCCGTCATGGTGCCATGTTCTTCAATCTTGCCCTCCCTTCTTACCGCCCTTTCCGTCCTTCCCGCTGGGATTCCAGACGGGCGCAAACCTGCCTGACTGGACACCGGAACGGATCGCGCCGTGCGCTGGATCGCCGTCCTCATGGCGTTCCCTCGTCGTCGGCGCGGGCCACGAAAATGCTGCCGGTTTCCGGCTCCGCATCGACGGGACCGCGCACCGGAACGGTTGCGCGGCCGTCGCCGGATTGCGCCCCGGATGGCGGCGCGGCGACAATCGGCGCGTCGGCCGGGCGCGTGACGAAGAGCGGGGCTTCGCGCCAGTCGGGCGGTGGCGGCGTTGTATCGGGAGATGCCTCGCCGCCGAGGATCGGCGCAAGCGCGGCGACATAAGCCCGCGTCTCCGGTGGCAACGCGCGGCCGGTCGCAAGGTATTCATCGTAGCGACCGGGACCGGCGTTATAGGCCGCCAGCATCGCCGCGACATTGCCGTAGCGGTCGAACATCTCGCGCAGATAGGCCGTGCCTGCGAGGATGTTATCGCGCAGGTCGTAGGGATCGCGGCCGAGCCGATGACGGATGCGCAGGCCCGCCCAAGTGTCGGGCATTACCTGCATCAACCCCATCGCGCCGGCTGATGACACCGCGCGCACGTCGCCCGCGCTTTCGGCGCGCAACACGGCGACAATCCAGTGCTCGGGAATTCCGAAGCGCCGCGCCGCTTCGGCAATGTGGGGGGCGTGGGGATCGACGGCGGACTGAACGGCCGGCGTCGTTTGCGCGATCGCGAAACCAGATGCGCCGCCGAACGACAGAACACCGGTCAATATCAGAACGGCATAGTGCCATACCGCCCTGTCTCCGCCACGACGCCAGCCTGCCAGCGTGCTCGCTGCGGTCAAGGGCAAGGCGCAAGCGCCGGCCGATGGCCGCCCTTGACCTTCGGTGCGCGCGCCGGCCGTCTTGCGCCTGAGCGGGACGGCGGGATGAGACGGCTTTTCCGCGAACAACGGGATGAGGGTTTTGAGCGCGGGGATGACGCGGGATCGCATGGCCTTAGTCCCGCTCGTCGCGCGGTTTCGGACGGTTCCAGTGCAGCGACCACGACGCCTTGTCGTCACCATTCTGGAAGAGATTGGCGCGGATCGGATGCGGGAATGTGGGATCGTCGAGCAGCACGGAAAGGTATTCGCCGGCCTTCTCGCCGGTGCGTTTCCAGGCTGCGCCGACCTCCGGGCCGGTTTCGTCGCTCATGCCGTCGAAGAGGTGAACACGGTAATCCGGCGCGTTCTCCGCGTCTGACGGGTTTGCGACGATGATGATGTCCTGATGCAGCAAGAGCGTCCCGAGGTGTCCGATGAAGCCGGCCTCGTCGCGCGTGAAGTCACCAATCTGGGGCATGACAGTCTCCTTGGCGGTGAGGTTGAAAAACCATCGGCGGGCACCGCTCCCGCCGATGGGGAAGCGGTCATTGGATCGGCGCGCGCCATTCGTAGCGGCCGTCGCCTTCCTCGTCGGTCCAGAGCGGCATCGCCCGGCCGATGACGGAACTTGCGGGGATGGGTCCGAAATAACGGCCGTCGAGACTGTCGCGGACCTCCCAGTTCATCAGGAAGAGTTCGCCGTCGCCGATGGTCCGGCAGCCCTGCCAGACGGGCAGATCGCGGCCGATCCCGTCGCGGTCGAGCGCCTCGCCCATCTCGATCCCGTCCACCGTGATCGTGGATCGCAAACGGCAAACCCGCTGTCCCGGTAGTCCGAGGACGCGCTTCAGGAGCGGCACGCCGCGCCTGACATAGCCGCGTTCGACCATGAATCGCTCCAGCGGTTCGGGCGGCATGACGGCGACCAGCTCCGGCACGTCGAGCGCGTCGGCCGGCCCGACCGTGTAGAAGCCGATGGGCGCGCTGGCCGTGGCGTTCCAGATCAGTTTCGTCGGAAGATCGGCGGCGCTGGCGGCTGCGATGCCGGTGACGGCCAGCGCCGTTACCGCGAGGATACGGCGGCGCGTCACGGGTCAATCCTCTGGCGGCCGAGCCAGGCGGCGTGTCGCTCCGGCGTATAGGCGTGCGGCTCCAGACCGGCAGTCAGACGGTTGTGGACATGCCGCCAGTGCTCCGGGGATATGTCGGCCGGATCGAGGCCGAGCGCTTCCACGGCGTCAATAGCCTGCAAGGCGCGCTGCACCTTCGCCCAGCTATCGAGACGCAACAGGATGTCGCCGCCGGGACGGACGAAGGGCAGCGTCTGGAACGGTTCGCCGCGGCCGATGGCGCGCACGATGTCGATGCGGGAAAGGGTCGTGCCATGCTCGCCGGACGCCCATCGGACAAAGGCGAAGATGCTGCCCGGCGCGAAGCCGACGATGCTGCGGCGGCGGTCGAGGATCTGTTCGTAGCTCTTGCGGCCGAAGCGTATCCAGTGCTCGACCTTGCGCTTCTGGAAGGTCAGTTCGACCAATGTGGTGAAAGGCGCCGGTCCGTCCGGCAGCGGACGGCCGTGCAAGCGGTGGGCCGCATTGCCGGTCATGGTTGATCTCCCTCGGAGGATGGAAATTCGCGCGCCAGCAGATCGCGCAGCATGTCGGTGACGGTGATGCCGCGCCGGAAGGCCGCGACCTTGATGCGGCCGCGCAGCTCGGGCGTGATGTCGATGGTCAGGCGGGCGGTGAACGCCTCGCCGGCGGGCTTGCCTCCCGGCGGCGTTTCGGCCGCCCTGATCCAACTCTCGGGATTGCCCGGCCGGGATGCGAAACCGGGCTTGCGGGTGCGCCCGGTCATGGCGCGGCCCTCCCGATGTGCAGCCGGTCGATCTCGGCGGCCAGCGCCGCGATCTCGCGCGCGGCGGGGCTGTCGTCGTCGATCTCGGATGCAAGCCGGCCGGACTGCGCGGCGTCGGCGAAGACGACGCGCTGGCCGATGGTGGCTGCGAGCAAGGGCGGGTCATGGTCAGCCAACGTCTCGGCCGTCTCGCGGGCGATGATGGTGCGCGCGCTGCAGCGGTTGAGGACGAAGCGGGCGGCCAGCACGGGTCGGTAGATGCGCGCCTCCCTGAGAAGCGCCAGCATCTCGGCCGAGGCCCAGCCATCGAAGGGCGATGGCTGTACCGGGATCAGCACGAGGTCGGCGGCGAGCAGTGCCGAGCGCATGAGGCTGGCGACACGCGGCGGCCCGTCGATGACGATCATGTCGGCATCGCGGGCCAGCTCCGGGGCTTCCCGGTGCAGCGTGTCGCGGGCCAGGCCGATAGTGCTGAACAGCCTCGGCAACCCCTCATGGCTGCGCCGCTGCGACCAGTCGAGCGCGGAGCCTTGTGGATCGGCGTCGATCAGGACGACACGCTGTCCTTGCGCCGCCCAGGCTCCGGCGAGATGCAGCGCCAGCGTGGTTTTGCCGACGCCGCCTTTCTGATTGAGGAACGCGACGATCATGGCGCACCTCGGCGGCTAAAATCAGCACTGGCACCGGCGCCACGGGTCGCGCGTGCGCGCTTCAAAGAAGAAGAGTTAGATTCTTTGTTAGAGTCTTCTATAGAGTCCGGCGCGCGATTTGCGCCTAATGTCCCGATACTGCGTGCGCCTAATGTCCCGATGGGATTCACAGGCGTTTCCACAGGCACTGTGGATAGATTTTCAGGGACGAAGCGCAGCAGTTCGCACCCGTCTTCCCATTCGATCTGGAGGCGATAGCCGGGCAGCGACTGGCGGGTGGTGAGGCGGCGCAGGTCGAGGGCGAAATCGGAAGGCCGCGCCGCGCTGCCGGACTTCCGGTGCAGGTGGGAAATCTCGAACGCCCAGCCCTCGGGCTGGCGTCCGGCGTGCTTGCGGGCGACGCGATACAGCCACCGCTCAATGCCGCCGGTCAGCCGGAAATAGGCCGGGTCGATGGTCAGCACCAGCGAGCGGTCGATGACGCTGTTGTAGAACCATTCGGGCAGGACGAACTCCATGCCCTCGACGCGCCCGGTGCGCGTCGTCATTTCCTCCCACTCGTTGATCCATGAGAATTGCCGTCGCCGCCAATGCTTGCCGTTGCGGATCGTCGTAGCGATGACGGTAGATTGCAGGCGGGCGAGCGCGGCCTTGAGCAACAGGTAATCCCGGTTGCCGGTGGCCCGCCCCACAGCGCGCAGGACCTGGTAAGGCATGAAGCGGAAGAAGCGCGACGTGGCGAAACCGCTGTTTTCGGCCGCGACGATCTGGCTTGCAGCCCAGATCAGCAGATCGGCATCCCAGATCGTCGCCATGCCGTGTTCGGGCATGGCGAATACCTGCACCTCTACATCAGCGGCCCGGTAGAGGATCGGTTTTGTGCGGGGCCGCTTCGCCAATGAGAAGAACGGCCGTTCCATCAGATCGCGCTGGTCGCGCGGGGCAGCGTCGCCGGTCGCGACCACAAAGGGGTCGAGGCGGCTGCGCTCGCTGGTGTCGGTCGGCTGCGCGGGGCTGTCATCGTCGTCGCGCAGCATTCAGCACTCGTCCCGCTCTTCGGGGGTGAGCGGGCGCGCGGCAAAGACGGTGCCGGCGCTTGTGTCGCTGGTGGATTTGCGCGTGCCGATGGCGCTCCAGTCTTCCAGATCGCGCAGGGTATAGAGGACACGGCCGCCGATCTTTCGATAGAGCGGGCCGGTTCCGTAGGTGCGGTGCTTTTCAAGGGTGCGGATCGAAATGCCGAGGAAGCGTGCGGCTTCCTTTGTGCGCAGAAGGCGCGGCGGCAGGTCCGCATTGCGGCGGTTCGCCATGGATTACCTCCGGTTCGTCAGCGGATGGCGCTGCCGATGACGGCGGCGCGCTATGGCGAACCATGGCGAGGGACCGGCGGCCTGTAGCGTGCCGCATTTGGGCACGCGCGCTGGCGGCACCCCCCTCCGGGGCGGGATCAGACTGAAAAGATGGAGAGATTCAGCGTGACAGCGGGGATCGTGCCAATTCGGCGAAGACAATCCGGTG
The nucleotide sequence above comes from Celeribacter indicus. Encoded proteins:
- a CDS encoding DUF3861 family protein; translation: MTHHYTISIAAAGKEHEPALVFAVESHDDLVATVERVRSADIVSEKEAPALAIGLKLLGEVIIRHRDEPMFAELWKTVPGLIKSIKAR
- a CDS encoding lytic transglycosylase domain-containing protein, which gives rise to MAGWRRGGDRAVWHYAVLILTGVLSFGGASGFAIAQTTPAVQSAVDPHAPHIAEAARRFGIPEHWIVAVLRAESAGDVRAVSSAGAMGLMQVMPDTWAGLRIRHRLGRDPYDLRDNILAGTAYLREMFDRYGNVAAMLAAYNAGPGRYDEYLATGRALPPETRAYVAALAPILGGEASPDTTPPPPDWREAPLFVTRPADAPIVAAPPSGAQSGDGRATVPVRGPVDAEPETGSIFVARADDEGTP
- a CDS encoding DUF736 domain-containing protein, with amino-acid sequence MPQIGDFTRDEAGFIGHLGTLLLHQDIIIVANPSDAENAPDYRVHLFDGMSDETGPEVGAAWKRTGEKAGEYLSVLLDDPTFPHPIRANLFQNGDDKASWSLHWNRPKPRDERD
- a CDS encoding S26 family signal peptidase, encoding MTRRRILAVTALAVTGIAAASAADLPTKLIWNATASAPIGFYTVGPADALDVPELVAVMPPEPLERFMVERGYVRRGVPLLKRVLGLPGQRVCRLRSTITVDGIEMGEALDRDGIGRDLPVWQGCRTIGDGELFLMNWEVRDSLDGRYFGPIPASSVIGRAMPLWTDEEGDGRYEWRAPIQ
- a CDS encoding DUF2840 domain-containing protein gives rise to the protein MTGNAAHRLHGRPLPDGPAPFTTLVELTFQKRKVEHWIRFGRKSYEQILDRRRSIVGFAPGSIFAFVRWASGEHGTTLSRIDIVRAIGRGEPFQTLPFVRPGGDILLRLDSWAKVQRALQAIDAVEALGLDPADISPEHWRHVHNRLTAGLEPHAYTPERHAAWLGRQRIDP
- the parA gene encoding ParA family partition ATPase, whose product is MIVAFLNQKGGVGKTTLALHLAGAWAAQGQRVVLIDADPQGSALDWSQRRSHEGLPRLFSTIGLARDTLHREAPELARDADMIVIDGPPRVASLMRSALLAADLVLIPVQPSPFDGWASAEMLALLREARIYRPVLAARFVLNRCSARTIIARETAETLADHDPPLLAATIGQRVVFADAAQSGRLASEIDDDSPAAREIAALAAEIDRLHIGRAAP
- a CDS encoding replication initiator protein A; translated protein: MLRDDDDSPAQPTDTSERSRLDPFVVATGDAAPRDQRDLMERPFFSLAKRPRTKPILYRAADVEVQVFAMPEHGMATIWDADLLIWAASQIVAAENSGFATSRFFRFMPYQVLRAVGRATGNRDYLLLKAALARLQSTVIATTIRNGKHWRRRQFSWINEWEEMTTRTGRVEGMEFVLPEWFYNSVIDRSLVLTIDPAYFRLTGGIERWLYRVARKHAGRQPEGWAFEISHLHRKSGSAARPSDFALDLRRLTTRQSLPGYRLQIEWEDGCELLRFVPENLSTVPVETPVNPIGTLGARSIGTLGANRAPDSIEDSNKESNSSSLKRARATRGAGASADFSRRGAP
- a CDS encoding helix-turn-helix transcriptional regulator, translating into MANRRNADLPPRLLRTKEAARFLGISIRTLEKHRTYGTGPLYRKIGGRVLYTLRDLEDWSAIGTRKSTSDTSAGTVFAARPLTPEERDEC